In Aegilops tauschii subsp. strangulata cultivar AL8/78 chromosome 3, Aet v6.0, whole genome shotgun sequence, one genomic interval encodes:
- the LOC109785410 gene encoding rust resistance kinase Lr10 isoform X3 yields the protein MAPATLPCLSIFLFPQPPPPPSPVARRRTEKVFAILSRLVFAPLSVLTFLAYKYWLTKISVDAVERFLQMQLALGPTRYAYTDITAITSHFKEKLGQGGYGSVYKGVLPGDVHVAIKMLVSSMSNGEEFISEVSSIGSIHHVNVVRLVGFCSEEMRRALVYEYMPHGSLEKYIFSPEKSFSWDKLNQIALGIARGIDYLHRGCDMQILHFDIKPHNILLDSDFTPKIADFGLAKLYPRDNSILPVSAARGTVGYIAPEMVSRSFGAISSKSDVYSFGMLLLEMAGGLRNVDPRASRSQTYYPAWVYNQLCRQEVGEISEAVGIHQVERKLCVVALWCIQMKPDERPAMSEVIDMLEAGIDGLEMPPEPFFCGDEYAPAADSSVLSEISSFSE from the exons ATGGCGCCAGCCACTCTCCCGTGCCTGAGCATTTTCCTTTTCCcgcagccgccaccgccgccgtctcCGGTAGCTCGCCGCCGCACCGAGAAAG TGTTTGCAATACTATCCAGGTTGGTGTTTGCACCATTGTCCGTATTGACCTTCCTTGCCTACAAGTACTGGCTAACAAAGATATCAGTTGATGCAGTTGAGAGGTTCCTCCAGATGCAATTAGCTCTTGGCCCAACAAGGTACGCTTACACAGACATCACTGCGATCACTAGCCACTTCAAGGAGAAGCTGGGCCAAGGAGGCTATGGTTCCGTGTACAAAGGTGTGCTTCCCGGTGACGTCCATGTTGCCATCAAAATGTTGGTCAGTTCCATGTCCAATGGAGAAGAATTCATCAGTGAGGTGTCCAGCATCGGAAGCATTCACCATGTCAACGTAGTGCGTCTGGTGGGTTTCTGCTCGGAGGAAATGAGGAGGGCTCTTGTCTATGAGTACATGCCTCATGGATCTCTTGAGAAGTACATCTTCTCGCCAGAGAAGAGTTTCTCCTGGGACAAGCTCAATCAGATTGCTCTGGGCATTGCCAGAGGGATCGACTATCTGCACCGAGGGTGCGATATGCAGATATTACATTTCGACATCAAGCCTCACAACATCCTGTTGGACAGTGACTTCACCCCAAAAATCGCTGACTTTGGACTGGCGAAACTGTACCCCAGGGACAACAGCATTTTGCCGGTGAGCGCTGCGCGGGGAACAGTTGGCTACATAGCTCCTGAGATGGTGTCCCGTAGCTTTGGCGCCATATCGTCCAAGTCTGATGTCTACAGCTTCGGGATGTTATTGCTGGAGATGGCCGGTGGGCTAAGGAACGTGGATCCACGAGCGTCAAGGAGCCAGACGTACTACCCGGCATGGGTATACAATCAGCTGTGTCGGCAAGAGGTGGGTGAGATCTCGGAGGCTGTTGGTATCCATCAGGTGGAGAGGAAGCTGTGCGTCGTTGCGCTTTGGTGCATCCAGATGAAGCCAGACGAGCGACCGGCGATGAGCGAGGTGATAGACATGCTCGAAGCTGGCATCGATGGCCTGGAGATGCCTCCTGAGCCATTCTTCTGCGGGGACGAGTACGCTCCTGCTGCAGATTCTTCAGTATTATCAGAGATAAGTTCATTCTCAGAGTGA
- the LOC109785411 gene encoding rust resistance kinase Lr10-like — MFEALVLALLFLDLDYGINRATATSEGDFFNNCPPSRCIEGGTEIRFPFRLATSTPSCGAPGLELACSREADTILLHPILGLCKVTAIDYRFGLLNVIPLEESWTRCPLQKISATNLSTSLYIPDSYRGETAILVRCSRELIATEKAGTIPGTGDSIVGPISCMSNTSQFMYLMDGSEPMYILPLDCTVVSNGIQTPRDYDIKSVWLFTERAKRVIAFGETTLTWSVPNITNICQDCEKNGHPCGFSSQRRQAFCKHQGSRVKVIAATSSVATFVVLLLTAATALYRSLKSKVDEEVRLKIEMFLKAYGTSKPTRYTFSGVKKVTRRFKDKLGQGGFGSVYKGQLANGVPVAVKMLENSKSDGEEFMNEVATIGRIHHANVVRLLGFCSDGTRRALMYEFMPNGSLEKYIFAQESDIYRELLAPNKMLDIASGIARGIEYLHQGCNQRILHFDIKPHNILLDYSFSPKISDFGLAKLCARDHSIVTLTAARGTTGYIAPELYSRNFGRISSKSDVYSFGMLVLEMVSGRRNSDPWIENQNEVYIPEWIYEKISTGQELESSRDMTQEEKDTVRKLAIVALWCIQWNPKNRPSMPKVLNMLTGTLQSLTMPPKPFVSSPGHPMPQI, encoded by the exons ATGTTTGAAGCTTTGGTTCTAGCTCTGTTGTTCCTAGATCTTGACTATGGAATCAACAGGGCAACAGCAACTAGCGAGGGAGATTTTTTCAATAACTGCCCACCATCCAGGTGCATCGAAGGCGGAACAGAGATCCGATTTCCGTTCCGCCTTGCAACCAGCACCCCATCCTGTGGAGCACCTGGCTTGGAGCTAGCATGCTCTAGGGAAGCAGATACCATCCTACTTCACCCAATCCTTGGACTATGCAAGGTCACTGCAATCGACTACAGATTTGGTCTCCTGAATGTCATCCCGCTTGAAGAATCATGGACTAGGTGCCCCCTTCAGAAGATCTCTGCCACCAATCTATCAACTAGTCTATACATACCTGACAGTTACAGGGGTGAAACTGCAATCCTGGTACGCTGTTCAAGAGAGTTGATAGCAACAGAGAAGGCCGGTACAATACCAGGTACGGGGGACAGTATTGTTGGCCCAATCTCTTGCATGAGCAACACAAGCCAGTTCATGTATTTGATGGACGGCAGTGAACCAATGTATATTCTTCCCTTAGACTGCACAGTGGTTTCAAACGGTATTCAAACGCCGCGGGATTATGATATCAAATCTGTTTGGTTATTCACCGAAAGAGCCAAAAGAGTCATTGCATTTGGTGAGACAACCTTGACTTGGTCGGTTCCTAACATAACCAACATTTGTCAAGACTGCGAGAAAAACGGGCATCCCTGCGGATTCAGCTCACAACGCAGGCAAGCATTCTGCAAGCACCAAG GTTCACGTGTGAAAGTCATTGCAG CAACATCATCGGTAGCCACATTTGTTGTTCTCTTGTTGACGGCAGCCACAGCACTCTATCGGTCCCTAAAATCAAAGGTTGATGAAGAGGTGCGTTTGAAAATTGAAATGTTTCTCAAGGCATATGGCACATCAAAACCAACAAGGTACACGTTCTCTGGAGTTAAAAAGGTAACAAGACGATTCAAAGATAAACTGGGTCAGGGTGGATTTGGAAGTGTATACAAAGGTCAGCTGGCAAATGGAGTACCCGTGGCAGTAAAGATGCTGGAGAACTCAAAGAGTGACGGGGAAGAGTTCATGAATGAGGTTGCGACCATTGGTAGGATCCACCATGCTAATGTGGTCCGTCTCTTGGGATTCTGCTCAGATGGAACAAGGCGTGCTCTTATGTATGAATTCATGCCTAACGGATCACTAGAGAAGTATATATTCGCACAGGAATCAGATATTTATCGAGAGCTATTAGCACCTAATAAAATGCTGGACATAGCATCAGGCATTGCACGAGGAATCGAATACCTGCATCAAGGGTGCAATCAGCGGATCCTCCATTTCGACATCAAGCCTCACAACATCTTGCTAGACTACAGCTTCAGTCCAAAGATTTCAGATTTTGGGCTTGCAAAGCTGTGTGCAAGGGATCATAGCATCGTCACGCTGACTGCAGCGAGAGGAACAACGGGTTACATTGCGCCAGAACTGTATTCTCGGAACTTTGGGAGAATATCAAGTAAGTCCGATGTCTATAGCTTTGGCATGCTGGTGCTGGAAATGGTTAGCGGGAGGAGGAACTCGGATCCATGGATTGAGAACCAAAACGAGGTTTACATCCCAGAATGGATATATGAGAAAATAAGCACGGGGCAAGAACTGGAATCATCAAGGGACATGACGCAAGAAGAGAAGGATACAGTAAGAAAGCTGGCCATTGTGGCACTGTGGTGCATTCAGTGGAACCCAAAAAATCGCCCGTCCATGCCCAAAGTGTTGAACATGTTAACAGGAACCTTGCAGAGTCTAACGATGCCCCCCAAGCCATTTGTTTCGTCTCCGGGCCACCCCATGCCGCAAATCTAA
- the LOC109785410 gene encoding rust resistance kinase Lr10 isoform X2: MSSSNILNQTLAIVGIDMHFLRCVNDHSYQTKLFWAAVVMVSAISIVKFIIVFAILSRLVFAPLSVLTFLAYKYWLTKISVDAVERFLQMQLALGPTRYAYTDITAITSHFKEKLGQGGYGSVYKGVLPGDVHVAIKMLVSSMSNGEEFISEVSSIGSIHHVNVVRLVGFCSEEMRRALVYEYMPHGSLEKYIFSPEKSFSWDKLNQIALGIARGIDYLHRGCDMQILHFDIKPHNILLDSDFTPKIADFGLAKLYPRDNSILPVSAARGTVGYIAPEMVSRSFGAISSKSDVYSFGMLLLEMAGGLRNVDPRASRSQTYYPAWVYNQLCRQEVGEISEAVGIHQVERKLCVVALWCIQMKPDERPAMSEVIDMLEAGIDGLEMPPEPFFCGDEYAPAADSSVLSEISSFSE, encoded by the exons ATGTCTAGTTCAAACATCCTAAATCAGACTTTGGCTATTGTTGGCATCGACATGCATTTCTTGAGATGTGTAAATGACCACTCCTACCAAACGAAATTATTTTGGGCAGCGGTGGTCATGGTATCTGCCATAAGTATTGTGAAGTTCATTATTG TGTTTGCAATACTATCCAGGTTGGTGTTTGCACCATTGTCCGTATTGACCTTCCTTGCCTACAAGTACTGGCTAACAAAGATATCAGTTGATGCAGTTGAGAGGTTCCTCCAGATGCAATTAGCTCTTGGCCCAACAAGGTACGCTTACACAGACATCACTGCGATCACTAGCCACTTCAAGGAGAAGCTGGGCCAAGGAGGCTATGGTTCCGTGTACAAAGGTGTGCTTCCCGGTGACGTCCATGTTGCCATCAAAATGTTGGTCAGTTCCATGTCCAATGGAGAAGAATTCATCAGTGAGGTGTCCAGCATCGGAAGCATTCACCATGTCAACGTAGTGCGTCTGGTGGGTTTCTGCTCGGAGGAAATGAGGAGGGCTCTTGTCTATGAGTACATGCCTCATGGATCTCTTGAGAAGTACATCTTCTCGCCAGAGAAGAGTTTCTCCTGGGACAAGCTCAATCAGATTGCTCTGGGCATTGCCAGAGGGATCGACTATCTGCACCGAGGGTGCGATATGCAGATATTACATTTCGACATCAAGCCTCACAACATCCTGTTGGACAGTGACTTCACCCCAAAAATCGCTGACTTTGGACTGGCGAAACTGTACCCCAGGGACAACAGCATTTTGCCGGTGAGCGCTGCGCGGGGAACAGTTGGCTACATAGCTCCTGAGATGGTGTCCCGTAGCTTTGGCGCCATATCGTCCAAGTCTGATGTCTACAGCTTCGGGATGTTATTGCTGGAGATGGCCGGTGGGCTAAGGAACGTGGATCCACGAGCGTCAAGGAGCCAGACGTACTACCCGGCATGGGTATACAATCAGCTGTGTCGGCAAGAGGTGGGTGAGATCTCGGAGGCTGTTGGTATCCATCAGGTGGAGAGGAAGCTGTGCGTCGTTGCGCTTTGGTGCATCCAGATGAAGCCAGACGAGCGACCGGCGATGAGCGAGGTGATAGACATGCTCGAAGCTGGCATCGATGGCCTGGAGATGCCTCCTGAGCCATTCTTCTGCGGGGACGAGTACGCTCCTGCTGCAGATTCTTCAGTATTATCAGAGATAAGTTCATTCTCAGAGTGA
- the LOC109785410 gene encoding LEAF RUST 10 DISEASE-RESISTANCEUS RECEPTOR-LIKE PROTEIN KINASE-like 2.4 isoform X1, which produces MTNSVAFPRSIILQTLVISSALSVLLAKTGAEDTLRQAVCPSFSCGHLQDIKHPFRLGGDPPGCGLQEYELVCSDSQAIIHIDTGRYLVTNISYSDSVFWVVDASLDNSTICPIPQRNQRPYIYGLQSANTILLYPDSGQWAAFVSCSRMIKNNAIYRPVACRSTNTSFVYVLTTVLSYWSKHVEPSRGYLAMTPLGSWHPRPNGFASYDYEDVVKFMRTGFAVRFPVYFAPWTYSRIINRCLNDSMSNFHEKMSSSNILNQTLAIVGIDMHFLRCVNDHSYQTKLFWAAVVMVSAISIVKFIIVFAILSRLVFAPLSVLTFLAYKYWLTKISVDAVERFLQMQLALGPTRYAYTDITAITSHFKEKLGQGGYGSVYKGVLPGDVHVAIKMLVSSMSNGEEFISEVSSIGSIHHVNVVRLVGFCSEEMRRALVYEYMPHGSLEKYIFSPEKSFSWDKLNQIALGIARGIDYLHRGCDMQILHFDIKPHNILLDSDFTPKIADFGLAKLYPRDNSILPVSAARGTVGYIAPEMVSRSFGAISSKSDVYSFGMLLLEMAGGLRNVDPRASRSQTYYPAWVYNQLCRQEVGEISEAVGIHQVERKLCVVALWCIQMKPDERPAMSEVIDMLEAGIDGLEMPPEPFFCGDEYAPAADSSVLSEISSFSE; this is translated from the exons ATGACGAACTCCGTTGCATTTCCACGTTCCATTATACTCCAAACATTAGTAATCTCCTCCGCACTTTCAGTTCTTTTAGCCAAGACTGGAGCAGAAGATACTCTCAGGCAAGCAGTTTGCCCCTCTTTCTCCTGTGGACATCTCCAAGACATCAAGCATCCTTTCCGTTTAGGAGGTGATCCGCCTGGTTGTGGTCTTCAAGAATATGAGCTAGTTTGTAGCGATAGCCAGGCTATAATTCACATCGACACGGGAAGATATCTCGTCACTAACATTTCCTACAGCGACTCTGTTTTCTGGGTTGTTGATGCCAGTTTGGATAATAGCACCATCTGCCCTATTCCTCAGAGGAATCAACGCCCTTATATCTATGGATTGCAATCAGCTAACACGATACTGCTCTATCCGGATTCAGGCCAATGGGCCGCCTTTGTGAGTTGTTCACGCATGATAAAAAATAATGCTATTTATAGGCCTGTTGCTTGCCGGAGCACCAACACTTCTTTTGTTTATGTGTTGACTACCGTGCTTTCTTATTGGTCTAAACATGTTGAGCCTTCACGTGGATACTTGGCCATGACTCCTCTGGGAAGTTGGCATCCGAGGCCAAATGGTTTTGCAAGTTATGATTATGAAGATGTCGTAAAATTTATGAGGACAGGGTTTGCTGTTAGATTTCCTGTATATTTTGCTCCCTGGACATATTCTAGGATCATCAACAGATGCCTGAATGATTCAATGAG TAACTTCCACGAAAAGATGTCTAGTTCAAACATCCTAAATCAGACTTTGGCTATTGTTGGCATCGACATGCATTTCTTGAGATGTGTAAATGACCACTCCTACCAAACGAAATTATTTTGGGCAGCGGTGGTCATGGTATCTGCCATAAGTATTGTGAAGTTCATTATTG TGTTTGCAATACTATCCAGGTTGGTGTTTGCACCATTGTCCGTATTGACCTTCCTTGCCTACAAGTACTGGCTAACAAAGATATCAGTTGATGCAGTTGAGAGGTTCCTCCAGATGCAATTAGCTCTTGGCCCAACAAGGTACGCTTACACAGACATCACTGCGATCACTAGCCACTTCAAGGAGAAGCTGGGCCAAGGAGGCTATGGTTCCGTGTACAAAGGTGTGCTTCCCGGTGACGTCCATGTTGCCATCAAAATGTTGGTCAGTTCCATGTCCAATGGAGAAGAATTCATCAGTGAGGTGTCCAGCATCGGAAGCATTCACCATGTCAACGTAGTGCGTCTGGTGGGTTTCTGCTCGGAGGAAATGAGGAGGGCTCTTGTCTATGAGTACATGCCTCATGGATCTCTTGAGAAGTACATCTTCTCGCCAGAGAAGAGTTTCTCCTGGGACAAGCTCAATCAGATTGCTCTGGGCATTGCCAGAGGGATCGACTATCTGCACCGAGGGTGCGATATGCAGATATTACATTTCGACATCAAGCCTCACAACATCCTGTTGGACAGTGACTTCACCCCAAAAATCGCTGACTTTGGACTGGCGAAACTGTACCCCAGGGACAACAGCATTTTGCCGGTGAGCGCTGCGCGGGGAACAGTTGGCTACATAGCTCCTGAGATGGTGTCCCGTAGCTTTGGCGCCATATCGTCCAAGTCTGATGTCTACAGCTTCGGGATGTTATTGCTGGAGATGGCCGGTGGGCTAAGGAACGTGGATCCACGAGCGTCAAGGAGCCAGACGTACTACCCGGCATGGGTATACAATCAGCTGTGTCGGCAAGAGGTGGGTGAGATCTCGGAGGCTGTTGGTATCCATCAGGTGGAGAGGAAGCTGTGCGTCGTTGCGCTTTGGTGCATCCAGATGAAGCCAGACGAGCGACCGGCGATGAGCGAGGTGATAGACATGCTCGAAGCTGGCATCGATGGCCTGGAGATGCCTCCTGAGCCATTCTTCTGCGGGGACGAGTACGCTCCTGCTGCAGATTCTTCAGTATTATCAGAGATAAGTTCATTCTCAGAGTGA
- the LOC109785412 gene encoding uncharacterized protein, which yields MRRAVPGCLPRALLNRHRPLDPRLSSLACCAKSLDDEEEPSQRFVGNEVRRGRFHPVIARAVRTSSWDDARKISFRECVRLYGLPRSIGLFALLMQSFLPRRIGEVQCLIQSVVDHCGNAGPELFELAPMLASNLGGSMTLLQVYGTVIRVFVELSMFEDALLTYVEAKKVGVELQVCNFLLKRLVEGNQIMYARSLFQDMKSSGPSPNVYSYSVLMSMYTHGAKLCLEEALELLSEMETEGVSPNAATYATYLYGLCRAKQVKSAWSFLQMLCQRGYPCNSYCFNAVIHGFCHDGQVHKAIEAFDGMKKCGFVPDVHSYSILVDGLCKQGDLLTGYYMLVEMARNGITPNLVSYSSLLHGLCRAGRVELAFELFKRLKDQGFKHDHIVYSIVLHGCCQHLDLEICYDLWNDMVHHNFVPDAYNYSSLIYAYCRHRQLKEALEVFELMISDGICPNIVTCTILVHGFSNEGLIGEAFLFLDKVRQFGVVPNLCTYRVIINGLCKVNKPNDVWGIFADMIKRGYVPDTVLYSIIIDGFVKALDLQEAFRLYYKMVDEGTKPNIFTYTSLINGLCHDDKLPEAMTLLKHMIGEGLTPDRILYTSLIACYCKRSNMKAALEIFREMETEGLSADSFVYTCLIGGFSKVLAMDGARLFMEEMINKGLTPTVVTYTDLIIGYFKIGDEKKAMAMYNSMLQAGITPDAKLSCILGLGNDEDDLGDSQEEKDVP from the coding sequence ATGCGCCGCGCAGTGCCGGGGTGTCTGCCTCGAGCCCTTTTGAACAGACATCGGCCCCTGGATCCACGCCTCTCTTCTCTGGCCTGTTGCGCAAAGAGCCTGGATGACGAGGAGGAACCCAGTCAGCGCTTCGTTGGCAATGAGGTCAGACGCGGGCGGTTTCATCCTGTGATCGCCCGGGCGGTCCGGACATCGAGCTGGGATGATGCCAGGAAGATCAGCTTCAGGGAGTGTGTCAGGCTGTATGGGCTACCCCGGTCGATCGGGCTGTTTGCATTGCTTATGCAGTCGTTCTTGCCACGGAGGATCGGAGAGGTCCAGTGCCTGATTCAGAGCGTCGTCGACCACTGTGGGAATGCTGGGCCGGAGTTGTTTGAGTTGGCGCCTATGTTGGCTAGCAATTTGGGTGGGTCGATGACGTTGCTACAAGTTTATGGCACAGTCATCCGGGTTTTTGTAGAGCTGTCGATGTTTGAGGATGCTCTCCTCACTTACGTCGAGGCCAAGAAGGTTGGAGTGGAGTTGCAAGTATGCAACTTCTTGCTGAAGCGCTTGGTTGAGGGGAACCAGATCATGTATGCAAGGAGTTTGTTTCAAGATATGAAGAGTTCTGGTCCTTCACCAAATGTCTACTCTTATTCAGTTTTGATGAGTATGTATACACATGGAGCCAAGTTATGCTTGGAGGAAGCTTTGGAGCTTCTTTCTGAAATGGAAACGGAAGGTGTCAGCCCAAATGCTGCAACCTATGCTACTTACCTCTATGGGCTTTGCCGTGCCAAACAGGTGAAATCTGCATGGAGCTTCCTTCAAATGCTGTGTCAGAGAGGCTACCCTTGCAACAGCTATTGTTTTAATGCAGTTATTCATGGTTTCTGCCATGACGGTCAGGTTCACAAAGCTATAGAAGCGTTTGATGGGATGAAGAAGTGTGGGTTTGTCCCAGATGTTCACAGCTACAGCATATTAGTTGATGGCTTATGCAAGCAAGGGGATCTGTTGACAGGCTATTACATGCTCGTTGAAATGGCGAGGAATGGGATCACTCCTAATTTGGTGAGTTATAGTTCGCTTTTGCATGGTCTTTGCAGAGCTGGAAGGGTTGAATTGGCGTTTGAGCTTTTTAAGAGGCTGAAAGATCAAGGAttcaagcatgaccacatagtttACAGCATCGTTCTTCATGGTTGTTGTCAACATCTAGATCTAGAGATTTGCTACGACCTTTGgaatgacatggttcatcataaTTTTGTTCCAGATGCTTACAATTACAGCAGCCTGATATATGCATACTGCAGGCATAGGCAACTGAAAGAAGCATTGGAGGTGTTTGAGCTCATGATCAGTGATGGGATATGCCCCAACATTGTGACCTGCACAATTCTTGTTCACGGCTTCAGCAACGAAGGGCTGATTGGTGAGGCCTTCCTGTTCCTGGATAAAGTACGCCAGTTTGGGGTTGTCCCCAACCTCTGTACATACAGAGTTATCATCAATGGCCTGTGCAAGGTCAATAAACCTAATGACGTGTGGGGTATTTTCGCAGACATGATAAAAAGGGGCTACGTTCCTGATACTGTGCTTTACAGTATTATTATCGATGGTTTTGTGAAAGCTTTGGATCTGCAGGAGGCTTTCAGGTTGTATTATAAAATGGTCGATGAGGGGACAAAGCCTAATATCTTTACATATACTAGCCTCATAAATGGTTTGTGCCATGATGACAAACTTCCTGAAGCTATGACGTTGCTTAAGCATATGATTGGGGAGGGGCTGACACCAGACAGAATTCTGTATACGTCTCTGATTGCGTGCTATTGTAAGCGCTCAAACATGAAGGCCGCTCTGGAGATCTTTAGAGAGATGGAAACAGAGGGTTTGTCAGCAGATTCTTTCGTGTACACTTGTTTAATTGGTGGCTTCAGTAAAGTGCTTGCGATGGATGGCGCACGGTTGTTTATGGAAGAGATGATAAACAAGGGGCTTACACCTACTGTAGTAACTTACACAGATCTCATAATTGGATACTTCAAAATTGGAGATGAGAAAAAAGCTATGGCGATGTACAACAGTATGCTGCAGGCAGGCATTACACCAGATGCCAAGCTGAGCTGTATATTGGGCCTTGGTAATGATGAGGATGATTtgggtgattctcaggaagaaaAGGATGTACCATAG